In Balearica regulorum gibbericeps isolate bBalReg1 chromosome 2, bBalReg1.pri, whole genome shotgun sequence, one DNA window encodes the following:
- the TMEM170B gene encoding transmembrane protein 170B isoform X2: protein MKVEAGDNSMINLSVQQVLSLWAHGTVLRNLTEMWYWVFLWALFSSLFVHGAVGVLMFVMLQRHRQGRLISVIVVSIGFLGSITGAMITSITFKLSGLLGSFYQHIEKQETPQFLGFEKFTELNGY, encoded by the exons ATGAAGGTGGAAGCGGGAGACAACTCCATGATCAACCTGTCGGTGCAGCAAGTGCTGAGTCTGTGGGCTCATGGCACCGTCCTCCGCAACCTCACCG AGATGTGGTACTGGGTTTTCCTCTGggctcttttctcctctctctttgtCCATGGTGCTGTGGGAGTATTAATGTTTGTGATGCTGCAGAGGCATAGGCAGGGGAGGCTGATCTCTGTCATTGTGGTCAGCATTGGATTTCTGGGTTCTATAACTGGAGCAATGATAACCA GTATAACTTTCAAACTCTCTGGCCTCCTGGGATCTTTTTACCAGCATATAGAAAAGCAGGAAACCCCTCAGTTTCTAGGCTTTGAAAAATTCACGGAACTTAATGGTTATtaa